In the Candidatus Hydrogenedentota bacterium genome, one interval contains:
- a CDS encoding PQQ-binding-like beta-propeller repeat protein — MTVWTKIRLARRSLAAVFILLTSPTFSDDWPMYRHDALRSGVTEEQLQPPLQEAWAFETRIPPAPAWPAPAKQDFWNEVRELRPVTTYDRAFHAAVADGRLFFGSSGDDQVYCLDAANGGVLWTFFAEAPVRLAPAIADGKAYAGSDDGWVYCLDARDGSLLWKHRPPHADRWLPGNGRVISAVPVRTGVLVDNGTAYYCAGLFPDRAVYRCALDAATGRELWCLPADNVSPQGYLIASPTRLFVPTGRTNPGIFARDTGAPLGSLASGGGPFAVLTDDVLTVGPGTREVDTIRFADAQSAETIATAEGLRLVVRGPRGYIQTATVLRALDRPRFLELGREYTKETQRSKDLEKQVKAAGGNAPELRQEYTQVEQRRAELADAMRACYLWETPHEAPYELVLAGNLLFAGGDGHVAAFNRDDGSLVWQGPVRGRAYGLAVSNGRLYVSTDEGVIHCFSADTTAAPADTAALPDASFFENGAEALLYAEAANHILAKTGIRRGYCVVLDCGEGHLAYALAKQPDLKVVGLERDADKVARARLALNAAGLYGPRVTVRHWTDETLPYTTYMANLVVSDAALTGAAPSIAAAEVLRVLRPYGGVACIGAPAPVTASPDPSALAAWGVGISGLRIDTVDGVWAVIERGPVAGAGEWTQLYADSAHTACSRDPVRGPMDILWFGEPGPRDMVDRHHRPMSSLFKDGRLFIPGDNLVIAVDAYNGTQLWRREVPDSRRVGSLKNSGHMVLAGDALYVARKNECWVFDPVTGEQRAMFRLPAQEAAAEDWGYLDCVDDILLGTSQAEGASFDQLSKMQVNIIEGDFRPVIMSRALFGMDRNNGNVLWRYQDGVIMNDAVCAAEHRVYFIESRNETARANKNGRLGIKQFCESDTYLIALDLRDGRKLWERPVTLPFHHIMYLNGANGLLLASGSYNEQEKVMYGLFTFEMASGADAWQTSFRAMDARCTDFAGTGGSHGEQWQHPVIIDGVIYARPYAFDLRTGEKKEYVLYRGGHGCGGLTGSAYYLYGRGSNPRMYPTEATQTEGIPLTTVSRPGCWLNIIPAGGIIMIPESSSGCTCAYPLQTSIAFIPKADL, encoded by the coding sequence GTGACTGTCTGGACGAAGATACGATTGGCGCGCCGCAGTCTGGCGGCCGTTTTCATCCTCTTGACGTCTCCCACCTTCAGCGATGACTGGCCCATGTACCGGCACGACGCGTTGCGCAGCGGCGTGACCGAAGAGCAGTTGCAGCCCCCTCTCCAGGAGGCGTGGGCGTTTGAAACGCGTATCCCGCCGGCGCCGGCGTGGCCCGCCCCGGCCAAACAGGATTTCTGGAACGAAGTGCGCGAGTTGCGCCCGGTCACGACCTATGACCGCGCGTTTCATGCCGCCGTGGCGGATGGCCGGCTCTTTTTCGGTTCTTCCGGCGATGACCAGGTCTACTGCCTCGATGCCGCAAACGGGGGCGTACTCTGGACATTCTTCGCGGAGGCGCCAGTACGGCTTGCGCCGGCAATCGCGGACGGGAAGGCGTACGCCGGGTCGGATGACGGTTGGGTCTACTGCCTGGACGCACGCGACGGCTCGCTCTTATGGAAACACCGTCCCCCTCACGCCGATCGCTGGCTGCCGGGCAACGGACGCGTGATTTCGGCGGTGCCTGTTCGCACGGGCGTGCTGGTGGACAACGGCACGGCCTACTACTGCGCGGGGCTGTTCCCGGACCGCGCGGTCTATCGCTGCGCCCTCGACGCGGCGACCGGCCGCGAACTGTGGTGCCTGCCCGCGGACAATGTCTCGCCGCAGGGGTATCTCATTGCTTCGCCCACGCGCCTCTTCGTGCCGACGGGCCGCACGAACCCGGGCATCTTCGCCCGCGACACCGGCGCACCGCTGGGCAGCCTCGCCAGCGGCGGCGGGCCCTTTGCCGTGCTGACTGACGACGTGCTGACCGTGGGGCCGGGCACGCGCGAAGTCGACACCATCCGGTTCGCGGATGCGCAAAGCGCGGAGACCATCGCCACCGCGGAGGGACTGCGCCTCGTCGTGCGCGGGCCGCGCGGGTACATCCAAACCGCAACGGTCCTGCGGGCGCTGGACCGGCCCCGATTCCTGGAACTTGGCCGCGAATACACGAAGGAAACGCAGCGGTCGAAAGACCTCGAGAAACAGGTCAAGGCGGCGGGCGGCAATGCGCCCGAATTGCGGCAAGAATATACGCAGGTGGAACAGCGGCGCGCGGAATTGGCGGACGCGATGCGCGCGTGTTACCTGTGGGAGACGCCGCACGAGGCACCGTACGAGCTGGTCCTGGCGGGGAACTTGCTCTTCGCGGGCGGGGACGGTCACGTGGCCGCTTTCAACAGGGACGACGGCAGCCTGGTCTGGCAGGGGCCGGTGCGAGGCCGCGCCTACGGGCTCGCGGTATCGAACGGCCGCTTGTATGTCAGCACAGACGAGGGTGTTATCCATTGCTTCAGCGCGGACACCACGGCGGCTCCGGCGGATACCGCCGCACTGCCCGACGCATCGTTCTTTGAGAACGGCGCCGAGGCGCTCCTGTATGCCGAGGCAGCAAATCATATACTCGCAAAGACCGGGATTCGGCGCGGTTATTGCGTCGTGCTGGACTGCGGCGAGGGCCACCTCGCCTATGCGCTGGCGAAACAGCCGGACCTCAAGGTCGTCGGATTGGAGCGCGACGCGGACAAGGTCGCGCGCGCGCGGCTGGCGCTGAACGCGGCGGGGCTCTACGGCCCGCGCGTGACCGTGCGCCATTGGACGGACGAGACGCTGCCATACACGACCTATATGGCGAATCTGGTTGTCTCCGACGCGGCGTTGACGGGAGCCGCGCCATCCATCGCGGCGGCCGAAGTGCTACGCGTCCTGCGGCCGTACGGCGGTGTCGCCTGCATCGGCGCACCGGCGCCGGTAACGGCATCGCCGGACCCAAGCGCGCTGGCCGCTTGGGGGGTTGGTATTTCCGGACTGCGCATCGACACTGTGGACGGCGTCTGGGCGGTAATCGAGCGCGGCCCGGTGGCGGGCGCGGGTGAATGGACGCAGCTCTATGCCGATTCCGCGCACACCGCATGCAGCCGCGATCCCGTGCGCGGGCCCATGGATATCCTCTGGTTCGGCGAACCGGGCCCGCGCGACATGGTCGACCGCCACCACCGGCCCATGTCGTCGTTATTCAAGGACGGGCGGCTTTTCATTCCGGGGGACAACCTGGTAATTGCGGTGGACGCCTACAATGGCACGCAACTCTGGCGCCGGGAGGTGCCGGATTCGCGGCGCGTGGGCAGCCTCAAGAACAGCGGCCACATGGTGCTCGCCGGCGACGCGCTGTACGTGGCGCGCAAGAATGAATGCTGGGTGTTCGACCCGGTTACGGGCGAGCAGCGGGCAATGTTCCGGCTCCCGGCGCAGGAAGCCGCCGCCGAGGACTGGGGCTACCTCGACTGCGTGGACGACATCCTCCTGGGCACGAGCCAGGCCGAAGGCGCTTCCTTCGACCAGCTTTCTAAAATGCAGGTCAACATCATCGAAGGCGATTTCCGGCCCGTCATCATGAGCCGAGCCCTGTTCGGCATGGACCGGAACAACGGCAACGTGTTGTGGCGTTATCAGGATGGCGTCATCATGAATGACGCGGTCTGCGCCGCGGAGCATCGTGTCTACTTCATCGAAAGCCGAAATGAGACCGCGCGCGCGAACAAGAACGGGCGGCTCGGCATCAAGCAGTTCTGCGAAAGCGATACATACCTGATCGCCCTCGATCTGCGAGACGGGCGAAAGCTCTGGGAGCGGCCGGTTACTCTGCCGTTCCACCATATCATGTATTTGAACGGCGCCAACGGTCTCCTGCTCGCATCCGGGTCGTATAACGAGCAGGAGAAGGTCATGTACGGACTCTTCACGTTCGAAATGGCGAGCGGCGCAGACGCGTGGCAGACCTCGTTCCGCGCCATGGACGCGCGCTGTACCGATTTCGCCGGCACGGGCGGCTCGCATGGCGAGCAGTGGCAGCATCCGGTGATCATCGACGGCGTCATTTACGCACGGCCCTACGCGTTCGACTTGCGCACCGGCGAAAAGAAAGAGTACGTGCTGTATCGCGGTGGGCACGGCTGCGGCGGACTGACCGGTTCGGCTTATTACCTGTACGGACGGGGCAGCAACCCGCGCATGTACCCGACGGAAGCGACTCAGACCGAGGGCATTCCGCTGACGACGGTGTCCCGCCCGGGCTGCTGGCTGAACATTATCCCCGCGGGCGGCATCATCATGATCCCCGAGTCGAGTTCCGGGTGTACCTGCGCTTATCCTTTGCAGACCTCGATTGCGTTCATCCCCAAAGCGGACCTGTAA
- a CDS encoding leucyl aminopeptidase, whose protein sequence is MQIEVMERSRWRTAPDAACLVLFMPEKGRAPDSPLLSRSARKDLHTLAALGVITGKPGEAYFLPTPGGGQRGVLIAGAGKERSVPAETLRRCGGSAWPLLKGNRVAQVVVDPAGYRGLPVDAFVEGLILGSYDFDAYRKKDERAPSRHVLRGITVLVEKKSEIGRVRGRCEYAALSSLSANAARNLANTPANDMTPAALAAFALAIGKEPHCRCEILDEDDLRKLRMNALLGVARGSDAPPQLVVLQYTHPKAKETIALVGKGVTFDTGGISLKPPENMHEMKFDMCGAAAVLCTMLAAAQLRPRLKIICVVPAVENKPGPSAQTPGDIVTACNGTSIEVHNTDAEGRLILADALAYTVKRFRPKAIIDVATLTGACVVALGHYAAGLIGNNDALCDVLERAAGATGERVWRLPLWDDYRELVKGTHADLCNIGPPKEAGTIAGAAFLETFIGKTPWVHLDIAGTAYGVKNIPYLDPKHATGYGVRLLTQWIMDRARS, encoded by the coding sequence ATGCAGATCGAAGTAATGGAACGGAGCCGCTGGCGCACCGCGCCGGACGCGGCCTGTCTTGTCCTGTTCATGCCGGAGAAAGGGCGAGCGCCCGACAGCCCGCTGCTCAGCAGATCCGCACGCAAGGATTTGCACACGCTCGCCGCGCTCGGCGTGATTACGGGCAAACCGGGCGAGGCCTACTTCCTCCCCACGCCCGGAGGCGGACAGCGCGGCGTTTTGATTGCGGGCGCGGGCAAAGAACGCAGCGTTCCTGCGGAAACGCTTCGCCGCTGCGGCGGCAGCGCGTGGCCTCTCTTGAAAGGAAACCGCGTCGCGCAGGTTGTCGTGGACCCGGCCGGGTATCGCGGCTTGCCCGTCGATGCGTTCGTCGAGGGGCTCATTCTGGGCAGTTATGACTTTGACGCGTACAGGAAGAAGGACGAGAGAGCCCCGTCCAGGCACGTTCTCCGCGGTATCACGGTGCTTGTCGAGAAAAAGAGCGAGATTGGCCGTGTGCGCGGCCGCTGTGAATATGCGGCACTGTCGAGTTTGAGCGCGAACGCGGCGCGCAACCTGGCGAACACGCCCGCGAACGACATGACGCCGGCGGCGCTCGCGGCTTTCGCGCTGGCGATTGGGAAGGAACCGCACTGCCGCTGCGAAATCCTCGACGAAGACGACTTGCGGAAGCTGCGCATGAACGCCCTGCTCGGCGTGGCGCGCGGCAGCGACGCGCCGCCTCAGCTTGTCGTGCTTCAATACACGCACCCGAAAGCAAAGGAGACCATCGCGCTCGTGGGCAAGGGGGTCACATTTGATACGGGCGGCATCTCGCTCAAGCCGCCGGAAAACATGCACGAGATGAAGTTTGACATGTGCGGCGCGGCGGCGGTGCTGTGCACGATGCTGGCCGCAGCGCAACTGCGCCCGCGATTGAAGATCATATGCGTCGTTCCGGCGGTCGAGAACAAGCCCGGCCCGAGCGCGCAGACGCCGGGCGACATCGTCACCGCCTGCAACGGAACCTCGATCGAGGTGCACAACACCGATGCTGAAGGCCGTCTCATTCTCGCCGATGCGCTGGCGTATACGGTCAAGCGGTTCCGGCCCAAGGCCATCATCGACGTGGCAACGCTGACGGGCGCGTGCGTCGTTGCGCTCGGGCACTACGCCGCGGGCCTGATCGGCAACAACGACGCGCTGTGTGACGTACTCGAACGCGCCGCCGGCGCTACCGGTGAGCGCGTGTGGCGGCTGCCGCTCTGGGATGACTACCGCGAACTCGTGAAGGGCACGCACGCCGACCTGTGCAACATCGGCCCGCCCAAGGAAGCCGGGACAATCGCCGGCGCCGCATTCCTCGAAACATTCATCGGCAAGACGCCATGGGTCCATCTGGATATCGCCGGGACCGCGTACGGCGTGAAAAACATCCCCTATCTCGACCCGAAACACGCGACGGGCTATGGCGTGCGTCTTTTGACGCAGTGGATCATGGACCGCGCGCGTTCCTGA
- a CDS encoding PmoA family protein, with protein MRPIILLALILALPATAEFSFQDDGQALTVLENNQPALVYRYGIVAPPERVDAKFRRACYIHPLYGLDAEVMTQDFPIDHRHHRGIFWAWPKSTVGGKPADVWTLEGIRQVHDAFLERTADVASAVVSVQNRWAYDDAPDQATVRETVRFVVHPADNKGRAIDFELTFENMSSEETVISGSEAEDKGVTKGYGGFCFRPDATRSPMTFTALNGVEEKDALSLETPWCDVSFPIKKGSEKMSGVAIFQHPRNPGYPHPGWILRHYGFLGASWPHTEPYALAPGASVTLRYRMWVHRGNATEAGVPAAFEAYSAAAP; from the coding sequence TTGCGTCCGATAATACTCCTCGCCCTTATTCTAGCCCTGCCCGCAACCGCCGAGTTCTCGTTTCAGGATGATGGGCAGGCCCTCACGGTCCTCGAAAACAACCAGCCGGCGCTGGTATACCGTTACGGAATCGTTGCTCCTCCCGAGCGGGTCGATGCGAAGTTCCGGCGCGCCTGCTACATCCATCCGCTTTATGGATTGGACGCCGAGGTGATGACCCAGGATTTCCCAATAGACCACCGGCACCATCGCGGGATATTCTGGGCCTGGCCAAAATCCACCGTGGGCGGCAAGCCTGCCGATGTGTGGACATTGGAGGGCATCCGCCAAGTCCACGATGCCTTCCTGGAACGCACCGCGGACGTGGCCAGTGCGGTCGTGTCGGTGCAGAACCGCTGGGCCTACGATGATGCGCCTGACCAAGCCACGGTGCGCGAGACCGTGCGGTTCGTGGTGCATCCGGCGGACAACAAGGGCCGCGCCATCGATTTCGAACTCACCTTCGAGAATATGAGTAGCGAGGAGACCGTCATATCGGGGTCCGAGGCCGAAGACAAGGGCGTGACGAAGGGTTACGGCGGCTTCTGCTTTCGGCCCGACGCCACGCGTTCGCCCATGACCTTCACCGCCCTGAACGGAGTCGAGGAAAAGGACGCACTTTCCCTGGAGACGCCTTGGTGCGACGTGTCGTTCCCGATCAAGAAAGGCAGCGAGAAGATGTCCGGCGTGGCCATCTTCCAGCATCCCAGGAACCCCGGATACCCGCATCCTGGCTGGATACTGCGTCATTACGGATTCTTGGGCGCATCGTGGCCGCATACGGAGCCCTATGCGCTGGCGCCCGGCGCCTCAGTCACATTGCGGTACCGGATGTGGGTGCATCGCGGCAACGCAACGGAGGCCGGCGTGCCCGCGGCTTTCGAAGCCTACTCGGCCGCTGCTCCCTGA
- a CDS encoding YgiT-type zinc finger protein has translation MKPFPKCPVCGGEMKAQTTEKLLRGGRNTAVMTAPAEVCLRCGETLYAVEVVRRFEEVRSKLAAEDTGEFEPLGKAFSAPMDRL, from the coding sequence ATGAAGCCCTTTCCAAAGTGCCCGGTGTGCGGCGGTGAGATGAAGGCGCAGACGACGGAAAAGCTCTTGCGCGGCGGCAGAAACACCGCGGTTATGACCGCGCCCGCCGAAGTCTGCCTGCGATGTGGTGAAACCCTGTACGCGGTCGAGGTTGTCAGGCGGTTTGAGGAAGTTCGGTCGAAGCTGGCGGCGGAGGATACGGGGGAATTCGAACCATTGGGAAAGGCTTTCAGCGCGCCCATGGATCGGTTGTGA
- a CDS encoding DUF4258 domain-containing protein → MEITALKQAIRDGRFRVSDHADEEANADHLLLDAILESVLVGEIIEEYPSDWPYPSCLVLGLTGDREPVHSVWAYNAASAWAVLVTVYRPDPEKWIDWKFRRKQ, encoded by the coding sequence TTGGAAATCACCGCGCTAAAGCAAGCAATACGGGATGGGAGGTTTCGTGTGTCTGATCATGCCGATGAAGAGGCAAACGCGGACCATTTATTGCTGGATGCTATTCTTGAAAGTGTATTGGTCGGCGAGATTATCGAAGAATATCCTTCGGATTGGCCGTATCCGAGTTGTCTTGTCCTCGGTCTTACCGGAGACAGGGAGCCGGTGCATAGCGTTTGGGCGTATAATGCAGCCAGTGCTTGGGCAGTGCTCGTGACGGTATACCGGCCTGACCCGGAGAAGTGGATCGATTGGAAGTTCAGGAGAAAGCAATGA
- a CDS encoding formylmethanofuran dehydrogenase subunit E family protein: MKTIRLPVLFALGWLLGIAAAAHETPDGVPHEHAEDAGGPTSVFAHFPTAPDFYREPVAALIREGLVERFGEDEFAAVVLSHEIHQHIGIYTIIGAKMGVRARELLEAPRRAVEVVVETQPDTPPACAVDGLQASLGSTYGQDLIRIQPVVERGLTVTFTHGDRRLRVALKDGFRAEIQRIVETNTAQHGNLSPAYFEAIRAASYRIWAEWDRAQIFEEDWLDAGTQ; the protein is encoded by the coding sequence ATGAAAACGATACGGCTTCCTGTCTTGTTTGCGCTTGGATGGCTGCTCGGCATCGCGGCGGCGGCACATGAGACCCCGGACGGCGTCCCGCACGAGCACGCCGAGGACGCGGGCGGGCCCACGTCCGTGTTTGCCCATTTCCCGACGGCCCCCGATTTCTACCGCGAGCCCGTAGCCGCGCTTATCCGCGAAGGTCTTGTCGAGCGCTTCGGTGAAGACGAGTTTGCGGCAGTGGTGCTCAGCCACGAAATCCATCAGCATATCGGCATCTACACCATCATAGGCGCCAAGATGGGTGTGCGCGCGCGCGAATTGCTCGAAGCGCCTCGTCGCGCCGTCGAAGTAGTCGTGGAAACGCAGCCGGACACGCCCCCGGCCTGCGCGGTGGACGGGTTGCAGGCATCCCTGGGCAGCACCTACGGCCAGGACCTGATCCGGATTCAGCCGGTCGTCGAACGGGGCTTGACCGTCACCTTCACGCACGGGGATAGACGGCTGCGCGTGGCGCTTAAAGACGGGTTCAGGGCGGAGATTCAGCGGATCGTCGAGACGAACACTGCGCAGCACGGCAATCTCTCACCCGCTTACTTCGAGGCCATCCGTGCAGCCAGCTACCGCATCTGGGCGGAATGGGACCGGGCGCAAATCTTCGAGGAGGACTGGCTGGATGCGGGAACGCAGTAG
- a CDS encoding MFS transporter yields MPEERRRWTEGLTGYHYLVLVVACLGWSFDTLDQWLFVYSKEYALKELLGPGASDGDVRYFINVVTACLMIGWATGGLLFGMVGDRLGRTRTMAVTILVYAVFTGLSGLAQTWQQFAALRFLTGLGVGGEFAAGAALVAETFPAHARATALSLVQATSALGNITAGFVTIAVVTLMDPAHAWRWVFGVGIVPALLVVIIFLFVREPEKWHQAREDARQGKAAMGSIFGLFREPQVRRNTLIGVALATVGVIGFWGMGVLSPELNRAILQPEGYREWFPSLQDKQVKEIMVVSVGMCQNFGSFFGSLLFAWLALRIGRRWSFAISLLACLIIIPTAFAVTSTYAQALLLFFGVGFALLMLLGGFAVYFPELFPTRLRSTGTGFCYNVARYLTAFAVFFSAGLLDAFGYATSILLLSSVFVLGLLVLPFAPETKGKPLPE; encoded by the coding sequence GTGCCGGAAGAAAGAAGACGTTGGACCGAAGGACTCACGGGCTACCACTATCTTGTGCTCGTGGTCGCGTGCTTGGGCTGGTCGTTCGATACCTTGGACCAGTGGCTGTTCGTCTATTCAAAGGAGTACGCGCTCAAGGAATTGCTCGGTCCCGGCGCTTCGGACGGAGATGTCCGCTATTTCATCAATGTAGTCACGGCCTGCCTGATGATCGGATGGGCGACGGGCGGCCTTCTATTCGGTATGGTCGGCGACCGGCTTGGCCGCACCCGCACGATGGCGGTTACCATCCTGGTCTATGCAGTGTTCACCGGCTTGAGCGGCCTTGCACAGACCTGGCAGCAGTTCGCCGCGTTGCGCTTCCTGACCGGCCTCGGCGTTGGAGGCGAGTTTGCCGCGGGTGCGGCGCTCGTCGCCGAGACTTTTCCCGCTCACGCGCGCGCCACGGCTTTGAGCCTGGTGCAGGCGACTTCCGCTCTCGGCAATATCACCGCGGGCTTCGTCACGATTGCCGTTGTCACGCTGATGGACCCGGCCCACGCCTGGCGTTGGGTATTCGGCGTCGGCATTGTCCCCGCGTTGCTGGTGGTGATCATTTTTCTCTTTGTTCGTGAGCCGGAGAAGTGGCATCAGGCGCGGGAGGACGCCCGCCAGGGCAAGGCTGCCATGGGTTCCATCTTCGGACTGTTTCGAGAGCCGCAGGTGCGCCGCAACACGCTGATTGGCGTGGCGCTGGCCACGGTTGGCGTCATCGGTTTTTGGGGCATGGGCGTGCTCTCCCCTGAACTCAATCGCGCTATCCTACAGCCCGAAGGATACAGAGAGTGGTTCCCTTCGCTGCAAGACAAGCAGGTCAAGGAGATCATGGTCGTGTCCGTCGGCATGTGCCAGAACTTCGGTTCCTTCTTCGGCTCCTTGCTTTTCGCGTGGCTTGCCCTGCGCATCGGGCGGCGCTGGTCATTCGCTATCTCGCTGCTCGCGTGCCTGATTATCATCCCGACCGCGTTTGCAGTGACCAGCACCTATGCGCAGGCGCTGCTCCTGTTTTTCGGCGTTGGTTTCGCGCTGCTCATGTTGCTCGGCGGTTTCGCGGTCTATTTTCCGGAACTGTTCCCCACGCGCCTGCGCTCCACCGGAACGGGATTCTGCTATAACGTCGCCCGGTATCTGACCGCGTTCGCCGTGTTCTTTTCCGCGGGCCTCCTGGATGCGTTCGGCTACGCGACCAGCATCCTGCTGTTGTCGTCGGTCTTCGTGCTGGGCCTGTTGGTGTTGCCCTTTGCGCCGGAGACCAAGGGAAAGCCATTGCCCGAGTGA
- the nikR gene encoding nickel-responsive transcriptional regulator NikR, giving the protein MSGVARLSFSIEKSLLDRLEKLVKEGRYENRSEFIRDLIRGRLVEQEWEHDKEAVGTITMLYDHHRRGLSEKLTEVQHGFHHDILASTHIHLDHALCAEIVIVRGRASRLKELAALLRRHKGVLHAALSISSTGKKLT; this is encoded by the coding sequence ATGTCCGGCGTCGCGCGCTTGAGTTTCTCTATCGAGAAGTCGCTCCTGGACCGACTCGAAAAGCTGGTCAAGGAGGGGCGCTATGAGAATCGTTCGGAGTTTATTCGGGACCTGATTCGGGGGCGGCTGGTCGAGCAGGAATGGGAACACGACAAAGAGGCCGTGGGCACGATCACGATGTTGTACGATCACCATCGGCGCGGCCTCTCCGAGAAACTGACCGAGGTGCAGCACGGCTTCCACCACGATATCCTGGCGTCCACGCACATCCACCTCGACCACGCGTTGTGCGCCGAGATCGTGATTGTCCGGGGCCGCGCGTCGCGCCTCAAGGAACTGGCGGCCCTCCTGCGCCGGCACAAGGGAGTGCTCCACGCCGCGCTCTCGATAAGTTCCACCGGCAAGAAGCTCACGTGA